One region of bacterium genomic DNA includes:
- a CDS encoding rhodanese-like domain-containing protein: protein IRPASAAPDDPPFLTFAQARALHDDRDNVIFVDARYPEDYEAGHIPGSVLLPFEMFDDYWAGVEPRLPRDKKIVTYCSGEECELSLFLARLLRDRGYTDVAIFYGGALKWQENNMPMETAAAPPPGA, encoded by the coding sequence TCATCCGCCCCGCCTCCGCCGCGCCCGATGACCCGCCGTTTCTCACCTTCGCGCAGGCACGGGCCCTCCACGATGACCGCGACAACGTGATCTTCGTCGATGCCCGCTACCCGGAGGATTACGAAGCGGGCCACATCCCCGGCTCGGTCCTGCTGCCGTTTGAAATGTTCGACGACTATTGGGCCGGCGTGGAACCGCGTTTGCCCAGGGACAAGAAGATCGTCACCTACTGCTCCGGCGAGGAATGCGAACTCTCGCTGTTTCTGGCACGGCTCCTGCGCGACCGCGGCTACACCGATGTCGCCATCTTCTACGGCGGCGCGCTCAAATGGCAGGAGAACAATATGCCGATGGAGACCGCCGCCGCGCCGCCTCCCGGCGCCTGA